The following proteins are co-located in the Solanum pennellii chromosome 8, SPENNV200 genome:
- the LOC107028166 gene encoding glutaredoxin-C9-like, producing MQVVKESSSMRMVGESRMESIYERVRLLVSGNAVVVFTMSGCCMCHVVKQLLFGLGVGPTIVELDRDVAGKEIHALLFQLAGDGQQQPVPAVFVGGKFLGGIETVMACHINGTLVPLLKQAGALWL from the coding sequence atgcAGGTAGTGAAGGAGTCATCGTCTATGAGGATGGTTGGAGAATCAAGAATGGAGTCGATATACGAAAGGGTGAGGTTGTTAGTGTCAGGTAATGCGGTGGTGGTTTTCACAATGAGTGGTTGTTGCATGTGTCACGTTGTGAAACAGTTACTGTTTGGGCTGGGTGTTGGACCTACTATTGTTGAGCTAGATAGAGATGTTGCTGGCAAAGAAATTCATGCTTTGTTGTTTCAACTAGCCGGGGATGGGCAGCAACAACCTGTGCCGGCCGTGTTCGTTGGTGGAAAATTCTTAGGAGGAATTGAAACAGTTATGGCTTGTCATATAAATGGTACACTTGTTCCTCTACTCAAACAAGCCGGAGCCCTCTGGCTCTAA